In the Haloferula helveola genome, one interval contains:
- a CDS encoding BatA domain-containing protein, whose translation MTFLQPWMLWGMFAASAPIIIHLLNRRRHKTVKWAAMQFLLKATRESRGKKRLRHILILTCRALGIAALVAAAALPVISSFLGLGAGKPDVVVLILDRSASMESNPESGGVPRRALAIQRIGDAIADLGGTRLVLIDSASGKPQDILSPEVLPELSATATTDTAADFPDLLAGATEFLAETPGRNELWIASDLQGSNWAPGDDRWSNVRAALTNLPQPPRIRILSLSGKSAGNQSIRVVSSRRAGERLELELEITRSGDALTPLNLPVTTTLNGTRSTETVRIPGQQLRFFRSMPVPDTERSGSGWVSIPGDGNPRDNVGYFAYGPALPVRSAVVASTGESADYLLLASAPGGFGGQTAERIDPAALASFLTEGIATVFWTAPLPEGPVAEELDRFINDGGHVVFLAPEGDSAAEFLGVAWSPISRPPAEQFFILDSWNRNDGLLRDGIDGTPIPADRLRAVKRRVPTGESTILARWDDTEPFLVRRVVGRGTAWFVGSQPDYSWSNLADADVLLPVAQRAVLAGAGRFDSGYVVELGSPEAQPGPNEVRERLDEYTDEASAEPEFVAGVYRFGDRIRAVNRPAVEDLEGQIEAKAFETLLEGTTYSLFEDTSTSGQENISRDVWRAFLVAMLFFLLSEALLCLPKPVTTVEKPTAGAQPSSLR comes from the coding sequence ATGACTTTCTTACAGCCATGGATGCTCTGGGGCATGTTCGCGGCCTCGGCTCCGATCATCATCCACCTGCTCAACCGCCGCCGCCACAAGACGGTGAAATGGGCGGCAATGCAGTTCCTGCTCAAGGCGACCCGCGAGTCGCGCGGCAAGAAGCGACTGCGGCACATCCTCATCCTCACCTGCCGCGCTCTCGGCATCGCGGCGCTGGTCGCCGCCGCCGCCCTGCCGGTGATCAGCAGCTTTCTCGGTCTTGGCGCCGGCAAGCCGGACGTCGTGGTCCTGATCCTCGACCGTTCGGCCAGCATGGAGTCGAACCCGGAGTCCGGCGGTGTGCCGCGGCGCGCCTTGGCGATCCAGCGGATCGGGGACGCGATCGCCGACCTCGGCGGCACGCGCCTGGTGCTGATCGACAGCGCATCGGGAAAACCTCAGGACATCCTGTCCCCGGAGGTCCTTCCGGAACTCTCGGCCACCGCCACCACCGACACCGCCGCCGACTTTCCCGACCTGTTGGCCGGTGCCACCGAGTTCCTCGCCGAAACGCCGGGCCGGAACGAGTTGTGGATCGCCTCGGACCTGCAGGGTTCCAACTGGGCTCCGGGAGACGATCGCTGGAGCAACGTGCGCGCCGCTCTCACCAACCTGCCCCAGCCACCCCGGATCCGCATCCTGTCGCTTTCCGGAAAGAGCGCCGGCAACCAGTCGATCCGGGTCGTCTCGTCGCGTCGCGCCGGCGAACGCCTCGAACTGGAACTCGAGATCACCCGCTCGGGCGACGCGCTCACTCCGCTCAATCTGCCGGTCACCACCACCCTGAACGGCACCCGGTCGACCGAAACCGTGCGCATCCCCGGCCAGCAGCTGCGTTTCTTCCGCTCCATGCCGGTGCCCGATACCGAGCGCAGCGGAAGCGGCTGGGTCTCGATTCCGGGCGACGGCAATCCACGCGACAATGTCGGCTACTTTGCCTACGGACCGGCGCTTCCCGTGCGTTCCGCGGTCGTGGCGTCGACCGGCGAGTCCGCCGACTACCTGCTTCTCGCCTCCGCTCCGGGCGGCTTTGGCGGGCAGACGGCCGAGCGGATCGATCCAGCGGCACTCGCCAGCTTCCTCACCGAGGGGATCGCCACCGTCTTCTGGACCGCTCCGCTGCCCGAAGGCCCGGTGGCCGAAGAACTCGATCGCTTCATCAACGATGGCGGCCACGTCGTGTTCCTCGCTCCCGAAGGCGATTCCGCAGCCGAGTTTCTCGGAGTGGCGTGGTCACCGATCAGCCGCCCACCCGCCGAGCAGTTCTTCATTCTCGACAGTTGGAACCGCAATGACGGCCTGCTCCGCGACGGCATCGACGGTACCCCGATCCCGGCTGACCGACTGCGTGCCGTAAAGCGCCGCGTCCCTACCGGCGAGAGCACCATTCTCGCCCGCTGGGACGACACCGAGCCATTCTTGGTCCGGCGCGTCGTTGGCCGCGGGACCGCATGGTTCGTCGGATCCCAACCGGACTACTCGTGGTCCAACCTCGCCGACGCCGATGTCCTCCTTCCGGTGGCCCAGCGAGCGGTCCTCGCCGGTGCCGGACGCTTCGACAGCGGCTACGTCGTTGAACTTGGATCTCCCGAGGCCCAGCCCGGCCCCAACGAGGTCCGCGAGCGTCTCGACGAGTACACCGATGAAGCCAGCGCCGAACCCGAGTTCGTGGCGGGGGTCTACCGCTTCGGCGACCGCATTCGCGCGGTGAACCGCCCCGCCGTTGAGGATCTCGAGGGCCAGATCGAGGCAAAGGCCTTCGAAACCCTCCTCGAGGGCACCACCTATTCCCTGTTCGAGGACACCAGCACATCCGGACAGGAGAACATCTCGCGCGACGTCTGGCGGGCCTTCCTCGTCGCAATGCTCTTCTTCCTGCTTTCCGAGGCGCTGCTATGCCTGCCGAAACCCGTGACGACGGTCGAGAAGCCGACCGCAGGCGCCCAGCCCTCATCGCTCCGCTGA
- a CDS encoding polysaccharide deacetylase family protein: MAAPAPAVDDGVRVAVLGYHDFSESEPETEMRIRTDKFRKQMETLRELNLPVIPMADFQAWKRGEKEIPKQSVVITIDDGWKSTYTDAFPVLKEFGYPFTLFLYKNYVDGGGKALTTEMIKEMKKHGGTVGSHSVSHPYPGAVKTHRREGPDAYDKFLRDEMGESKRFLESKFGDAVTTYAYPGGYHTAEMFTLAEEFGYGHLFTVIPGKVKRDTDNLTLPRYVVLGTHDPIFDQAVRFVTPSAGDTAGAIAAVAASTPYPVEPRPGALIGDRLPVISADLSEAEDLDPESLVMKIGGFGTVPASWDADSKTVSWKTNRHLRLPLCKVEVTWKDSDGEPAPEPLRWTFRIDREVAYVPRD, from the coding sequence ATGGCGGCTCCCGCCCCGGCGGTCGACGACGGCGTCCGGGTTGCGGTGCTCGGTTACCACGACTTCTCCGAGTCGGAGCCGGAGACCGAAATGCGCATCCGCACGGACAAGTTCCGCAAACAGATGGAAACCCTGCGCGAGCTGAACCTGCCGGTCATCCCGATGGCGGATTTCCAGGCATGGAAGCGGGGCGAGAAGGAGATCCCCAAGCAATCGGTGGTGATCACCATCGATGACGGCTGGAAATCGACATACACCGACGCCTTTCCCGTGCTGAAGGAGTTCGGCTACCCGTTCACCCTTTTCCTCTACAAGAACTACGTCGACGGCGGTGGCAAAGCGCTGACCACGGAGATGATCAAGGAGATGAAGAAGCACGGCGGCACCGTCGGCAGCCACTCGGTCAGCCATCCGTATCCGGGAGCGGTCAAGACGCACCGCCGCGAGGGGCCCGACGCCTACGACAAGTTCCTGCGCGACGAGATGGGCGAGTCGAAGCGCTTCCTCGAGTCGAAGTTCGGAGATGCCGTGACCACCTACGCCTACCCCGGCGGTTACCACACCGCCGAAATGTTCACCCTCGCCGAAGAGTTCGGCTACGGTCACCTGTTCACCGTCATCCCCGGCAAGGTGAAGCGGGATACGGACAATCTCACCCTGCCCCGCTACGTCGTGCTCGGGACCCACGACCCGATCTTCGACCAAGCCGTGAGATTCGTGACGCCTTCCGCCGGAGACACCGCCGGAGCGATCGCGGCCGTCGCCGCGAGCACTCCCTACCCGGTCGAACCCCGCCCCGGCGCCCTGATCGGCGACCGTCTGCCGGTGATTTCTGCCGACCTGTCCGAAGCAGAGGACCTCGATCCCGAGTCGCTTGTGATGAAGATCGGCGGTTTCGGCACGGTTCCCGCGAGCTGGGACGCCGATTCCAAGACGGTCAGCTGGAAAACCAACCGCCACCTTCGCCTGCCCCTGTGCAAGGTCGAGGTGACCTGGAAGGACTCGGACGGCGAGCCCGCACCCGAGCCCCTCCGCTGGACTTTCCGCATCGACCGCGAGGTCGCCTACGTCCCGAGGGACTGA
- the ffh gene encoding signal recognition particle protein: MFSSLSDSLDKTFRNLRGVGKISEKNITDALREIRLALLEADVEFTVAKTFIAHVKEKAMGADVLKSIKPGEQIVKIFHDELAELLGGDQVPLNLDSPGRILLCGLNGAGKTTTAGKLANRLKREGRKPLLIACDLYRPAAIDQLATVAGQVGVPVYTPDASESDVVKVAKEALAWADSQDGDVVIFDTAGRQEIDERLVEELKQLHAFLKPQETLLVADAATGQGAVSVARHFDEAVGIDGIILTKLDGDARGGAALSMRAVTGKPIKYAGEGEKLDQLFEFHPDRMADRILGMGDVVGMVEQVATRIDEKDAMKSMERLASGKFDFYDFLDQMKMIGKLGDMKGLLSLMPGFSKMKKQLPDAAFDPKRLKRTEAIVLSMTPDERRRPEIIKGSRRQRIANGSGSTLVEVNRLLKQFGEMRKMMRSPKKMKKMMGGLGALGGGGGFPGMGGGMPDLGDLDSLMKGLGDKKR; encoded by the coding sequence ATGTTCTCATCCCTCTCCGATTCCCTCGACAAGACCTTCCGCAACCTGCGCGGTGTCGGGAAGATTTCCGAAAAGAACATCACCGACGCCCTCCGCGAGATCCGGCTGGCGTTGCTGGAGGCGGATGTCGAGTTCACCGTGGCGAAGACCTTCATCGCCCACGTGAAGGAAAAGGCCATGGGGGCCGACGTCCTCAAGTCGATCAAGCCGGGCGAGCAGATCGTCAAAATCTTCCACGACGAACTCGCCGAACTGCTCGGTGGCGACCAGGTCCCGCTGAACCTCGACTCGCCCGGCCGGATCCTTCTCTGCGGGCTCAACGGCGCCGGCAAGACGACCACCGCCGGCAAACTCGCCAACCGCCTGAAGCGCGAGGGACGCAAGCCGCTGCTGATCGCCTGCGACCTCTACCGACCCGCGGCAATCGACCAACTGGCGACCGTCGCCGGACAGGTCGGTGTACCCGTCTACACGCCCGACGCCTCCGAGTCCGATGTCGTCAAGGTCGCCAAGGAAGCGCTTGCATGGGCCGACTCCCAGGACGGCGACGTCGTGATCTTCGATACCGCAGGCCGCCAGGAAATCGACGAACGCTTGGTGGAGGAGCTCAAGCAACTCCATGCCTTCCTGAAGCCTCAGGAGACCCTGTTGGTCGCTGATGCGGCCACCGGCCAGGGCGCCGTTTCGGTCGCCCGCCACTTCGACGAAGCGGTCGGCATCGACGGCATCATCCTCACCAAACTTGACGGTGACGCCCGCGGTGGCGCGGCGCTCTCGATGCGTGCGGTCACGGGCAAGCCGATCAAGTATGCCGGCGAGGGCGAGAAGCTCGACCAGCTGTTCGAGTTCCATCCGGACCGCATGGCCGACCGGATCCTCGGCATGGGCGACGTCGTCGGAATGGTCGAGCAGGTCGCGACGCGGATCGACGAGAAGGACGCGATGAAGTCGATGGAGCGCCTCGCCTCCGGCAAGTTCGACTTCTACGACTTCCTCGACCAGATGAAGATGATCGGCAAGCTCGGCGACATGAAGGGTCTTCTTTCGCTGATGCCCGGCTTCAGCAAGATGAAGAAGCAGCTCCCCGACGCCGCTTTCGATCCGAAAAGGCTCAAGCGTACGGAAGCCATCGTACTTTCCATGACTCCCGACGAGCGCCGCCGACCGGAGATCATCAAGGGATCGCGCCGCCAACGGATCGCCAACGGCTCGGGCTCGACACTTGTCGAGGTCAACCGGCTGCTCAAGCAGTTCGGCGAGATGCGCAAGATGATGCGCTCGCCGAAGAAGATGAAGAAGATGATGGGCGGCCTCGGAGCTCTCGGCGGCGGTGGAGGCTTCCCCGGAATGGGCGGCGGCATGCCCGACCTCGGTGACCTCGACAGCCTGATGAAGGGCCTCGGCGACAAGAAGCGTTAG